A window of Maniola hyperantus chromosome 26, iAphHyp1.2, whole genome shotgun sequence contains these coding sequences:
- the LOC138404188 gene encoding sperm mitochondrial-associated cysteine-rich protein-like, with product MALVLRKAFLPKNPAILKCMKGRSMATASNKKHAALILAPRRLAFGSYDARTRLALCCGDRLTSVRRYAEQKETKDCPAGGCPGPCGPCGPCGPCGPCGPCGPCGPCGPCRCPCPYPCGPCGPCGPCGPCGPCGPCGPCGPCGPCGPCGPCGPCRCPCPCPGPCPCPCPPKCPPKKCEGELCPMCSHTMVASMAGVACQHCQAQQVPQVPPVPQTPPNPHVKMESKSQEKKAAKNFSVKISP from the exons ATGGCTCTAGTATTGAGAAAAGCGTTTTTGCCGAAAAATCCAGCAATCCTGAAATGTATGAAGGGACGCTCGATGGCCACTGCCTCAAATAAGAAGCATGCAGCACTAATAT TGGCACCGCGGCGTCTGGCGTTTGGCTCATACGATGCCAGAACCAGACTGGCATTGTGCTGTGGAGATCGCTTGACTTCGGTGCGACGCTACGCTGAACAGAAGGAGACGAAAGATTGTCCAGCCGGCGGCTGTCCTGGACCATGTGGACCTTGTGGACCATGTGGACCTTGTGGACCATGTGGACCGTGCGGACCATGTGGACCGTGTGGACCCTGCCGTTGCCCATGTCCTTATCCATGTGGACCGTGTGGACCATGCGGTCCGTGTGGACCATGTGGTCCATGTGGACCATGTGGTCCATGTGGACCATGTGGTCCATGTGGACCATGTGGTCCCTGTGGACCATGCCGCTGCCCGTGTCCCTGCCCAGGCCCGTGCCCCTGTCCCTGCCCACCAAAATGCCCACCAAAGAAGTGCGAAGGGGAATTATGCCCAATGTGTTCTCACACAATGGTTGCCAGTATGGCTGGCGTGGCATGCCAGCATTGCCAGGCTCAACAGGTGCCACAAGTGCCACCAGTACCACAAACGCCACCAAACCCACACGTTAAGATGGAATCGAAATCGCAAGAAAAAAAAGCTGCGAAAAATTTTTCGGTGAAGATTTCTCCATAA